The following proteins are encoded in a genomic region of Paenibacillus sp. FSL H3-0469:
- the pgsA gene encoding CDP-diacylglycerol--glycerol-3-phosphate 3-phosphatidyltransferase has translation MGQPIPDPAYLEVHGVFYASIVFIVASITDKLDGYVARKYNQTTNLGKLLDPLADKLLVAAALILMVSLHMIPSWIAFLILAREVVMMGVRIAASAQKVALAADKYGKWKMVLQVAAIAAILLNNAPFSLFTSFPVDQTLMYAALVLTVYSGYNYVKNNYQLLQLETHTSHH, from the coding sequence ATGGGTCAACCAATTCCCGATCCTGCCTATTTAGAGGTGCATGGTGTTTTTTATGCATCCATAGTTTTTATTGTGGCTTCTATAACAGATAAGCTGGACGGGTACGTGGCGAGAAAATATAACCAGACTACCAATTTAGGAAAGCTGCTTGATCCGTTGGCAGATAAGCTGCTTGTTGCCGCCGCGCTGATTCTAATGGTGAGTCTGCATATGATCCCGTCTTGGATTGCTTTTTTAATATTGGCGAGGGAAGTTGTAATGATGGGTGTCCGTATCGCCGCTTCAGCGCAGAAGGTAGCTCTGGCAGCCGATAAATACGGCAAATGGAAAATGGTCCTGCAAGTTGCTGCTATCGCGGCAATTCTTTTGAATAACGCGCCCTTCAGCCTGTTCACTTCCTTTCCTGTTGACCAAACCCTGATGTACGCTGCATTGGTACTAACTGTATACTCGGGTTACAACTACGTTAAGAACAATTATCAGCTGCTGCAATTGGAGACTCATACATCACATCATTAA
- a CDS encoding GTP pyrophosphokinase family protein, producing the protein MHTDNQLEKLKQLKYELTRFMMIYKFALAEMETKIDILKEEFQLLHDYSPIEHTKSRIKSPESIMKKMLRKNSELSLDQIRASIKDIAGLRITCSFISDIYQVSAMLQKQDDLKVLEVKDYIKNPKPNGYQSLHLLIEVPVFMSDCQEHVCVEVQIRTIAMDFWASLEHKIFYKYSQAVPEHLTRELKNAADKAYELDLQMERLHREIKEIKDSQEDEDPFSELRDMILNNQQFSLPDNFVKLLKE; encoded by the coding sequence ATGCATACCGACAACCAGTTAGAGAAATTGAAGCAGCTCAAATACGAGCTGACCCGCTTTATGATGATCTATAAGTTCGCTCTTGCCGAGATGGAGACCAAGATTGATATCCTCAAAGAGGAATTCCAGCTGCTTCACGACTATAGTCCGATTGAGCATACCAAGTCCCGGATCAAATCCCCGGAGAGCATTATGAAGAAAATGCTGCGCAAGAACAGTGAGCTGTCCCTCGACCAGATCAGAGCCAGTATTAAGGACATCGCCGGCCTGCGGATCACCTGTTCGTTCATTTCGGATATTTATCAGGTCAGTGCTATGCTGCAGAAGCAGGACGATCTTAAGGTGCTTGAGGTGAAGGATTATATTAAAAATCCGAAGCCGAACGGTTATCAGAGTCTGCATCTGCTGATCGAGGTTCCTGTATTCATGTCTGACTGTCAGGAGCATGTCTGTGTTGAGGTACAGATCCGCACGATTGCTATGGATTTCTGGGCCAGTCTGGAGCATAAAATTTTCTATAAATACAGCCAGGCGGTTCCCGAGCATCTGACCCGTGAACTTAAGAATGCGGCTGACAAGGCGTACGAACTCGATCTGCAGATGGAGCGGCTGCACCGTGAAATTAAGGAAATCAAAGATTCGCAGGAGGACGAAGATCCATTCTCCGAGTTGCGGGATATGATTCTGAACAATCAGCAGTTCAGTCTGCCGGATAATTTTGTTAAGCTGTTGAAGGAATAG
- a CDS encoding F390 synthetase-related protein, with the protein MKRIRLVITHYILTKWGRRWKNRAALEQWQEKRIRLHADKVRQHSKFYRELWAGIPSKDWRSFPVIGKPEMMENFDQLNTVGITKEQAFAEAYEAENSRNFKPTLQGVTVGLSSGTSGNRGIFLVGEEEQAAWTGTVLAKLLPGGLWKRARIAFFLRANSNLYESVKQGRLQFRYFDLLEPLPRLLTRMKEYQPDIWIAPPSMLRLLAEAQQSGDMNLHPRRIIAVAEVLDPLDRQQIEQTFGQKVHQAYQCTEGFLGATCSHGTLHLNEDIVHIGKEMLDEQSRRFVPIVSDFSRSVQPIVRYRLNDILTEAAEPCPCGSLFTAIERIEGRCDDILYLPHAAESTHVTVFPDFVTRAVLAASADIEHYRVIQHSLTELEISYRTRTGTDEGTEQQITTELTRLFTRLSCRPPQLTFTAYSFVPGTVKLRRVERGWKL; encoded by the coding sequence ATGAAGCGGATCAGGCTGGTGATTACCCATTACATTCTCACCAAGTGGGGCAGACGCTGGAAGAACAGGGCAGCACTTGAGCAATGGCAGGAGAAGCGTATCCGGCTCCATGCAGATAAGGTGAGGCAGCACTCGAAGTTCTACAGGGAGCTGTGGGCAGGCATTCCGTCCAAGGATTGGCGGAGTTTCCCCGTGATCGGGAAGCCGGAGATGATGGAGAATTTCGATCAGCTCAACACAGTTGGCATTACGAAGGAGCAGGCCTTTGCCGAGGCCTATGAAGCGGAGAACAGCAGGAACTTCAAGCCTACGCTGCAAGGCGTCACCGTCGGGTTATCCTCGGGAACCTCCGGCAACCGGGGGATTTTTCTCGTGGGAGAAGAGGAGCAGGCGGCCTGGACCGGTACTGTACTGGCGAAGCTTTTGCCGGGTGGACTGTGGAAGCGGGCGAGAATTGCTTTTTTTCTGCGGGCAAACAGTAATTTGTATGAATCTGTGAAGCAGGGACGGCTGCAGTTCCGTTATTTCGACCTGCTGGAGCCGCTTCCCCGGCTCTTGACCCGTATGAAGGAGTACCAGCCGGATATCTGGATTGCACCGCCGTCCATGCTGCGTCTGCTGGCTGAGGCACAGCAATCGGGCGATATGAATCTGCACCCCCGCCGGATCATTGCGGTTGCGGAAGTGCTGGACCCGCTTGACCGGCAGCAGATTGAGCAGACTTTCGGGCAGAAGGTGCATCAGGCCTATCAGTGTACCGAGGGCTTCCTGGGTGCGACCTGCAGTCATGGAACGCTGCACCTCAATGAAGATATTGTACATATCGGCAAAGAAATGCTGGATGAACAATCACGCCGGTTCGTACCCATTGTGTCCGATTTCTCCAGAAGTGTGCAGCCCATCGTCCGCTACCGGCTGAATGATATTCTGACTGAAGCGGCAGAGCCGTGTCCCTGTGGTTCGCTGTTCACGGCCATTGAGCGGATCGAAGGACGCTGCGATGATATTCTGTATCTGCCCCATGCGGCAGAGAGCACGCACGTTACGGTATTCCCTGATTTCGTTACCCGGGCGGTGCTGGCGGCTTCCGCAGACATTGAACATTACAGGGTCATCCAGCACAGCCTGACTGAGCTGGAAATCTCCTATCGTACACGGACCGGTACCGATGAAGGCACGGAGCAGCAGATTACAACAGAGCTGACGCGCTTGTTCACGAGGCTATCCTGTCGCCCTCCGCAGTTGACTTTTACCGCTTACAGCTTCGTGCCCGGAACTGTGAAGCTGCGCCGGGTGGAGAGGGGCTGGAAGCTGTGA
- a CDS encoding HD domain-containing phosphohydrolase has translation MKVHVTDLKHGDCLMADTFNGVGLHVLPKGTRVEREEISILIRHKIDYVDIEPRSGLNTDEEPAPSHGLHDDFDLAILNYEAIFLEALTKGSFSQSAVDDTLKPLLETLEGQKDVVSLLLLLDRDDIDTYHHSLQVGLLSYYIAAWMGYSKEERYQISRAGYLHDIGKSQVPLSILNKQGLLTDSEKEELARHTFYGYDLIRGSKMDEVTALVALQHHEYEDGSGYPNQLLKKEIHPYAQIVSVANIYMSLTTSTANRPKQGLVTVLRKVHEMGFGKLNETVVQALTGHLLPSFVGKNVQLSNGEVGMIVMNNPLDLFKPLVKVGEGFRDLSRERSLSIDEVVN, from the coding sequence TTGAAAGTACATGTCACGGATCTGAAGCACGGTGATTGTCTCATGGCAGACACTTTCAATGGTGTAGGGCTGCACGTTCTCCCCAAGGGGACGCGTGTGGAGCGGGAAGAGATTAGTATCCTGATCCGGCACAAAATTGATTATGTCGATATCGAGCCGCGCAGCGGGCTGAATACGGATGAAGAACCTGCGCCCAGCCACGGGCTGCACGATGATTTTGATCTCGCTATTTTGAATTATGAAGCGATTTTTCTGGAAGCCTTGACGAAAGGCAGCTTCTCGCAATCGGCAGTCGATGATACGCTGAAGCCGCTTCTGGAGACGCTGGAAGGGCAAAAGGATGTTGTCTCCCTGCTGCTTCTGCTGGACCGGGATGACATCGATACATATCACCACTCATTACAGGTGGGCTTATTATCCTATTACATTGCTGCGTGGATGGGTTACTCCAAGGAGGAGCGCTACCAGATCAGCCGTGCCGGCTATCTGCATGATATCGGCAAAAGCCAGGTGCCCCTGTCAATCCTGAACAAGCAGGGTCTGCTTACGGATTCTGAGAAGGAGGAGCTGGCACGCCACACCTTCTATGGTTATGATCTGATCCGCGGCTCCAAAATGGACGAGGTTACCGCGCTGGTAGCTCTCCAGCATCATGAGTATGAGGATGGCTCAGGCTATCCAAATCAGCTGCTCAAAAAAGAGATTCATCCGTACGCCCAGATTGTTTCGGTAGCCAACATCTATATGTCGCTGACCACATCTACTGCGAACCGTCCCAAGCAGGGGCTGGTTACGGTGCTGCGCAAGGTGCATGAGATGGGCTTCGGCAAGCTGAACGAGACGGTGGTGCAGGCATTGACAGGACATTTACTGCCGAGCTTCGTGGGCAAGAATGTACAGCTCAGCAACGGCGAAGTGGGCATGATCGTCATGAACAACCCGCTGGACCTCTTTAAGCCGCTGGTAAAAGTGGGCGAGGGCTTCCGGGACTTGTCGCGTGAGCGCAGCCTGTCCATCGACGAAGTGGTGAACTGA
- a CDS encoding MerR family transcriptional regulator encodes MKGMTRGELARQSGLSAATIRYYEDSGILPAPERTAKGYRIYSADYLVKLKFIKDAQSLGYSLREIQAALALLGSKMDEDTLKELVRDKITEIDEKVAALYAIQSMLADLLETPQEDIQNYLRSFQVPDKHH; translated from the coding sequence ATGAAGGGAATGACCCGTGGAGAGCTGGCGCGGCAGTCGGGGCTGAGTGCAGCAACCATCCGTTACTATGAGGACAGCGGCATCCTGCCAGCCCCGGAGCGGACCGCGAAGGGATACCGGATCTACTCTGCTGATTATCTGGTCAAGCTGAAGTTCATTAAGGATGCCCAGTCCCTGGGTTATTCACTGAGAGAAATCCAGGCGGCACTTGCCCTGCTCGGCTCGAAGATGGATGAAGACACCCTGAAGGAACTCGTCCGCGACAAAATCACCGAAATCGACGAAAAGGTTGCCGCCCTGTACGCTATCCAAAGCATGCTGGCCGATCTGCTCGAAACCCCGCAGGAGGATATTCAGAATTATCTGCGTTCCTTCCAGGTTCCAGATAAGCATCATTGA
- a CDS encoding Dabb family protein, translated as MYEHLVVFRFNEQFDKGQEQDLLQALLALKKQIPGIIDLTAGINVTEEQQNVHGYTLGLRVTFENQEALRAYGPHPAHQKFVSMLEGMLENVVVVDYRI; from the coding sequence ATGTATGAGCATCTCGTCGTCTTCCGCTTCAATGAGCAATTCGATAAAGGCCAGGAGCAAGACCTGTTACAAGCTCTGCTGGCGCTGAAAAAGCAAATCCCCGGCATTATTGACCTTACAGCAGGCATTAATGTAACCGAAGAGCAGCAGAATGTCCACGGCTATACGCTGGGGCTCCGCGTGACCTTTGAGAATCAGGAAGCCCTCCGTGCCTACGGGCCTCATCCAGCCCATCAGAAGTTCGTGTCCATGCTGGAGGGAATGCTGGAGAACGTTGTGGTGGTCGACTACCGGATTTAG
- a CDS encoding SDR family oxidoreductase, whose product MNTNLGQPHGHEPVALITGTSSGFGLLTAITLARRGYRVIATMRDLGRSKELVQQAEHAGVRERIHLLALDVTDEVSIASAVQASLELAGRIDVLVNNAGFAVGGFVEEVSMEEWRRQLETNFFGLIAVTKAVLPLMRVQRSGLIINVSSVSGLSGFPGYGPYAASKFAVEGFSESLRQEMLSFGVRVVLVEPGSFRTPIWDKGITGMHRNEGSPYHTKLEEVLRYSRRASETAPDPQEVADLIGRITAKRAPKLRYPVGRGSRVLMIAKALLPWKVLEGIISKSLRAMK is encoded by the coding sequence ATGAACACTAATTTAGGCCAGCCCCATGGGCATGAGCCGGTTGCGCTAATTACCGGGACCTCCAGCGGATTCGGGCTGCTGACCGCAATTACGCTGGCCCGCAGAGGGTACCGGGTCATTGCCACCATGCGGGATCTTGGCCGCAGCAAGGAGCTGGTTCAGCAGGCTGAGCATGCGGGTGTGCGGGAGCGCATTCATCTGCTGGCGCTGGATGTGACGGACGAAGTCTCGATTGCGTCTGCCGTTCAGGCTAGTCTTGAGCTTGCCGGCAGAATTGATGTGCTGGTGAACAATGCCGGCTTCGCTGTAGGCGGATTCGTGGAGGAGGTCAGCATGGAGGAGTGGAGGCGGCAGCTGGAGACCAACTTTTTCGGCCTGATTGCTGTAACGAAGGCGGTGCTTCCTCTAATGCGGGTCCAGCGCAGCGGCCTGATCATTAACGTGAGCAGTGTCAGCGGCCTGAGCGGATTTCCGGGCTATGGTCCGTATGCCGCCTCCAAGTTTGCGGTGGAGGGGTTCAGCGAGAGTCTGCGGCAGGAGATGCTCTCTTTTGGCGTCCGCGTTGTACTGGTTGAACCGGGCTCCTTCCGTACCCCCATCTGGGACAAAGGGATTACAGGTATGCACAGAAATGAAGGCTCCCCGTATCATACCAAGCTTGAGGAGGTGCTGCGGTACTCCCGGCGCGCGTCCGAAACGGCTCCCGATCCGCAGGAGGTAGCTGATCTGATTGGACGGATCACTGCCAAACGTGCACCGAAACTGCGCTATCCTGTAGGCCGGGGCTCGCGGGTGCTGATGATCGCCAAGGCCCTGCTTCCCTGGAAGGTGCTGGAGGGGATTATCTCCAAATCACTGCGGGCAATGAAATGA
- a CDS encoding YfiT family bacillithiol transferase encodes MNDNVEEQELELLKYPIGRFAAKGNRTAEVREASVAVFRQLAEELRAAVEPLTAEQQHTPYRPGGWTVIQVVHHLADTGMYAYLRFKRGLTEEAPLVPSYRQDLWAELDDSSNEPVESSLQLIGLLNRRFATLLESLQPEDYERTIVSGGLGEMTLDAAVERYIWHSRHHIAQITALIQRSGW; translated from the coding sequence ATGAACGACAATGTGGAAGAGCAGGAACTGGAGTTGTTAAAATACCCGATTGGAAGATTCGCCGCTAAGGGGAACCGGACAGCAGAAGTGCGGGAAGCATCCGTTGCCGTCTTTAGGCAGCTGGCAGAGGAGCTGCGGGCAGCAGTAGAGCCGCTAACGGCTGAACAGCAGCATACGCCTTACCGGCCGGGCGGCTGGACCGTGATTCAGGTCGTGCATCATCTCGCCGATACGGGGATGTATGCATATCTCCGCTTCAAGCGGGGGCTGACGGAGGAAGCGCCGCTGGTTCCAAGCTACAGACAGGATCTGTGGGCGGAACTGGACGATTCTTCCAATGAACCGGTGGAATCCTCACTTCAGCTCATCGGACTGCTTAATCGCAGATTCGCGACCTTACTGGAATCCTTGCAGCCTGAGGATTATGAACGGACCATCGTAAGCGGTGGTCTGGGTGAGATGACACTGGATGCCGCCGTGGAGAGGTACATCTGGCACAGCCGCCATCATATCGCGCAGATTACAGCATTGATCCAGCGAAGCGGCTGGTAA
- a CDS encoding GNAT family N-acetyltransferase — MKNRVTQYDRDSAQGLDWPDTEYGRYAREYLTPLLERGAQPFIDNVSTTVKVLTIDGLPVPITVNEADYDNSYVCSPYTHYVSYAREELALLNNRMLEGLLSLMLTGVGWMLRQARFNRVVQVNNWLLSTNLYPALSAEQLTAILDYLRQTYPGHTLIYRSLSRETSGEIIGRLQGYGCKLVPSRQIYLLHPDTADSKARWLVKRDMKLLAKHGYTEVGPEEITREDIPRIVELYRLLYIDKYSAYNPQFTEAYIAIALERRTLQIYGLRKEGRLDAVLGFYEREGAMTAPLFGYDTSLPQSLGLYRMLSAVLIGLAGSRGLLLHESSGVGQFKRNRGATGATEYSAVYDRGTTLLNRCGWSILELLLRRIGIPLIQKLKL, encoded by the coding sequence GTGAAGAACCGGGTAACACAGTATGACCGCGATTCTGCTCAGGGGCTGGACTGGCCGGATACGGAGTATGGGCGGTATGCCCGGGAGTATCTTACACCGCTGCTGGAGCGGGGAGCGCAACCTTTTATCGATAATGTGAGTACAACTGTTAAGGTGCTGACCATCGATGGGCTGCCGGTTCCGATTACCGTCAATGAAGCAGACTATGACAACTCGTATGTATGCTCACCCTATACTCACTATGTCAGCTATGCGCGTGAGGAGCTGGCCCTGCTCAATAACCGGATGCTAGAGGGCCTATTGTCACTAATGCTCACAGGAGTGGGCTGGATGCTGCGGCAAGCACGGTTTAACCGGGTGGTTCAGGTGAATAACTGGCTGCTGTCCACCAATCTGTATCCTGCCTTAAGTGCGGAACAGCTGACGGCGATACTTGATTACCTCCGCCAGACTTATCCGGGTCATACCTTAATCTATCGTTCGCTTAGCCGGGAGACCTCGGGAGAAATCATCGGCAGACTGCAGGGGTATGGCTGCAAGCTCGTTCCAAGCCGGCAGATCTACCTGCTGCACCCGGATACCGCTGACTCCAAGGCCAGGTGGCTAGTCAAACGTGACATGAAGCTGCTGGCGAAGCATGGCTATACTGAGGTTGGTCCAGAGGAGATCACGCGGGAAGACATTCCCCGCATTGTGGAGCTGTACAGACTGCTGTATATCGATAAATATTCGGCTTATAATCCGCAGTTCACCGAAGCCTATATTGCCATTGCGCTGGAACGGCGAACCTTGCAGATCTACGGTCTGCGTAAGGAAGGAAGGCTGGATGCGGTGCTGGGCTTCTATGAGCGGGAGGGTGCGATGACGGCGCCATTGTTCGGTTATGACACAAGTCTGCCTCAGTCCCTAGGACTCTACCGTATGCTGTCCGCTGTGCTGATCGGGCTTGCAGGCAGCAGGGGGCTACTACTGCACGAGAGCTCCGGCGTCGGCCAGTTCAAGCGCAACCGGGGAGCGACAGGAGCCACTGAATATTCGGCGGTGTATGACCGGGGGACCACTCTGCTGAACCGCTGCGGCTGGTCGATCTTGGAGCTGCTGCTCCGGCGGATCGGCATTCCGCTTATTCAGAAGCTGAAGCTGTAG
- a CDS encoding HAD family hydrolase — protein sequence MQSFKVISLDMFQTLVNIESRRAEVWRPILKQEFSEARALQLGKQLLSRYYAAACEARDTGTFISSREIYYRGFQNVFQESGLDYDCEQAVDNLFAQHRLSEMYDDTEAFLQRICRDYQVCIVSDTDDLMLPEFYRNYPILLFTSETYQSYKNDAYNRMFTEVLAHYGVEPEQIIHIGDSVSDILGAARAGIKSCWLNRNGQSWELEVKPDVTAGTLEEAYGLISNEQ from the coding sequence ATGCAGTCATTCAAAGTGATTAGTCTGGATATGTTCCAGACCCTGGTGAATATTGAGAGCAGGCGGGCAGAGGTCTGGAGGCCGATTCTCAAGCAGGAGTTCAGTGAAGCAAGGGCACTGCAGCTGGGCAAGCAATTGCTGAGCCGTTATTATGCCGCAGCCTGCGAAGCACGGGATACGGGTACTTTTATCAGCAGCAGAGAAATTTATTACAGAGGGTTTCAGAACGTATTCCAGGAGTCCGGCTTGGATTACGATTGTGAGCAGGCAGTGGATAACCTCTTTGCACAGCACCGGCTGTCTGAAATGTATGATGACACTGAGGCCTTCTTACAGCGCATATGCCGGGATTATCAGGTATGTATTGTGAGTGATACAGATGATCTTATGCTTCCTGAGTTCTACCGGAATTATCCCATCTTACTGTTCACTTCGGAGACGTATCAGTCGTATAAGAATGACGCGTATAACCGTATGTTCACTGAGGTGCTAGCCCACTATGGGGTGGAGCCGGAGCAGATTATCCATATTGGAGACTCTGTATCAGATATTCTTGGAGCGGCCAGAGCCGGAATCAAGTCCTGTTGGCTCAACCGGAACGGTCAGTCCTGGGAGCTTGAAGTCAAGCCTGATGTTACAGCGGGAACACTGGAAGAGGCCTATGGGCTGATATCCAATGAACAATAA
- the lepB gene encoding signal peptidase I: MKKFLKQWVPSIAIGIILSLFIRTYVAEAMRVPTGSMIPTIAINDRLVVDKMLWNTSLKHGDIVVFHPPVAEDAQKRYVKRLIGLPGDVIEIKEGKLYRNHEAIAEPYLQEAMTYTFGPVTVPADHYFFLGDNRNVSYDAHLWETPFVDKDALIGKVLFDVNQLF, from the coding sequence TTGAAGAAATTCTTGAAGCAGTGGGTGCCGAGCATTGCCATTGGCATTATTCTATCCTTATTTATCCGTACCTACGTAGCGGAAGCAATGCGTGTGCCTACCGGCTCGATGATTCCGACTATAGCAATTAACGACCGGCTTGTGGTGGACAAAATGCTCTGGAATACCTCGCTGAAGCATGGCGATATCGTGGTGTTCCATCCGCCGGTTGCCGAAGATGCGCAGAAAAGATATGTAAAACGGCTGATCGGGCTGCCGGGCGATGTGATTGAGATCAAGGAAGGCAAGCTATACCGCAACCATGAGGCTATTGCCGAGCCGTATCTCCAGGAAGCGATGACCTATACCTTCGGGCCGGTCACCGTTCCCGCAGACCATTATTTTTTCCTGGGAGACAACCGTAACGTCAGCTATGACGCTCACTTATGGGAGACACCGTTCGTAGACAAGGATGCGCTGATCGGCAAAGTACTGTTCGATGTGAACCAGTTGTTCTAA
- a CDS encoding DUF4265 domain-containing protein — protein MPGTVGLHICFDEQGREIEVLDVTRVDKDTYRIEETPIFNPGIALGDIIRVSEREGIAYYIETVKKSGLVRYAWLLSKETAASGEIRSFTERVTEHGGRWEQIFGGLLVIYLPKHSAVDAELEMSRIIEHFEG, from the coding sequence TTGCCGGGAACGGTTGGATTACATATATGCTTTGATGAGCAAGGCCGGGAGATTGAGGTGCTGGATGTGACCCGGGTCGACAAGGACACGTACCGGATTGAGGAGACACCGATTTTTAACCCGGGGATTGCGCTTGGCGACATTATCCGGGTCAGTGAGCGTGAGGGGATCGCGTATTACATTGAGACGGTGAAGAAGTCCGGGCTTGTCCGGTATGCCTGGCTGCTGAGCAAAGAAACGGCGGCTTCCGGCGAGATCCGCAGCTTCACGGAGCGGGTTACAGAGCATGGGGGCAGATGGGAGCAGATCTTCGGCGGACTGCTGGTGATTTATCTGCCTAAGCACTCTGCTGTGGACGCGGAGCTGGAAATGTCGCGGATTATTGAGCATTTTGAAGGCTAA
- a CDS encoding cupin domain-containing protein translates to MTSYMDYTSPNTQFTFDMNGNTLFKKDDCNYINVLGVKNLNTLENTSLLDIYLSRSNVVEPHYHQNAAELVYCISGAAVVSLINPFTNELLHFPITPGQVANVPQGWWHYEVATMDCTHLLAIFDAPTPEVILGSDLLSLTPANVLAHTYCLNEALVKEALAPVKPQTFIGPPADCCPPAKAAAENMKGTHPASANMAPLPMMANANMPPYMHQQQAPQSFGYQPMAVHGYCAQPYAQPYRQQHYFQAPPQAVHEAGAE, encoded by the coding sequence GTGACCTCTTATATGGACTATACGTCGCCCAATACACAGTTTACGTTTGATATGAACGGCAACACCTTATTCAAGAAGGATGATTGCAATTATATCAACGTACTGGGCGTCAAAAATCTGAACACCCTGGAGAATACCTCGCTGCTCGATATCTATCTCAGCAGATCCAATGTGGTCGAGCCGCATTATCATCAAAATGCTGCTGAGCTGGTGTATTGTATCTCGGGCGCGGCTGTGGTGTCGCTGATCAATCCGTTTACAAACGAGCTGCTGCATTTTCCGATCACTCCGGGCCAGGTTGCCAATGTACCGCAGGGCTGGTGGCATTATGAAGTGGCCACGATGGATTGCACCCATCTGCTGGCGATCTTCGATGCCCCTACACCGGAAGTTATCCTCGGCTCGGATCTTCTGAGCCTAACCCCGGCTAATGTGCTGGCACATACCTACTGCCTCAATGAAGCGCTGGTTAAGGAAGCACTCGCTCCGGTGAAGCCTCAGACCTTCATTGGTCCGCCTGCGGATTGCTGTCCTCCTGCGAAGGCGGCAGCCGAGAATATGAAGGGAACCCACCCTGCTTCCGCCAATATGGCTCCGCTGCCGATGATGGCTAATGCCAACATGCCGCCTTATATGCACCAGCAGCAGGCTCCGCAATCCTTCGGCTACCAGCCGATGGCGGTACACGGTTATTGTGCTCAGCCGTACGCCCAGCCCTACCGCCAGCAGCACTACTTCCAGGCTCCTCCGCAAGCTGTGCATGAGGCTGGAGCCGAATAA